In the Caballeronia sp. LZ062 genome, one interval contains:
- the cyoE gene encoding heme o synthase: protein MDSTTLNSPLGSRVSQYIALTKPRVTQLAVFCAVIGMFLSTPGMVPWTKLLGGAVGIWLLAGAAFAINCLVEQKVDAKMRRTAWRPSARGQITSVQILMFSAALGGIGMWTLYRFTNPLTMWLTVATFVGYAVIYTLLLKPYTPQNIVIGGASGAMPPALGWAAVTGAVPGDAWILVLIIFVWTPPHFWALALYRRKDYENAGLPMLPVTHGEKYTLLNIFLYTIVLFAVTLMPFVSGMSGVVYLLSAIALGAVFLGYTWKLYREYSDALARRTFRYSIVYLSLLFGALLVDHYVRTVIGA, encoded by the coding sequence ATGGATAGCACGACACTCAACTCCCCCCTTGGTAGCCGCGTCTCGCAATACATCGCGCTGACGAAGCCGCGCGTCACCCAGCTTGCCGTTTTCTGCGCCGTCATCGGCATGTTTTTATCGACGCCCGGCATGGTTCCGTGGACGAAGCTGCTCGGCGGCGCCGTCGGCATCTGGCTGCTGGCGGGCGCGGCGTTCGCCATCAACTGCCTCGTCGAGCAGAAAGTGGACGCCAAGATGCGCCGCACCGCATGGCGTCCCTCGGCGCGCGGGCAAATCACGAGCGTGCAGATTCTGATGTTTTCGGCGGCGCTCGGCGGCATCGGCATGTGGACGCTGTACCGCTTCACCAATCCGCTCACCATGTGGCTGACGGTTGCCACCTTCGTGGGCTACGCGGTCATTTACACGCTGTTGCTGAAGCCGTACACGCCGCAGAATATCGTGATCGGCGGCGCGTCCGGCGCCATGCCGCCCGCGCTCGGCTGGGCCGCCGTCACCGGCGCAGTGCCCGGCGACGCGTGGATCCTGGTGCTCATCATCTTCGTCTGGACGCCGCCGCATTTCTGGGCGCTCGCGCTGTATCGGCGTAAGGACTACGAGAACGCCGGCCTGCCGATGCTGCCCGTCACGCATGGCGAAAAGTACACGCTGCTGAACATTTTCCTCTACACCATCGTGCTGTTTGCCGTCACGTTGATGCCGTTCGTCTCCGGCATGAGCGGCGTGGTGTATCTGCTGAGCGCCATTGCGCTGGGCGCGGTGTTTCTCGGCTATACGTGGAAGCTGTATCGCGAATACTCGGACGCGCTCGCGCGCAGGACTTTCCGCTATTCGATCGTTTATCTGTCGCTGCTGTTCGGCGCGCTGCTCGTCGATCACTACGTTCGCACGGTGATCGGCGCATGA
- a CDS encoding COX15/CtaA family protein, which translates to MSYVLQLGLIGLCIALLPLSFVWVKADDNKFRKLVWLTTFLTLDLIMFGGFTRLTDSGLGCPDWPGCYGTSSPFIAHAQIAAAFQAMPTGPVSMVKAWIEMLHRYFAMAIGVLIIAQVVIAWTARIKRRALHVSPWWPTGILLLICVQGAFGAWTVTLKLQPVIVTTHLLLGLALLGALGWLAARQTPIPSLDSAAARWMPAALFGLALLVVQIALGGWVSTNYAVLACTDFPLCNGQWIPPMNFEHGFHLWRALGMTGDGDMISQDALVAIHWTHRTFAVVVVLYLLWLATKLRRFESLRKPANGVLAVIVIQFLTGMSNIVLQWPLPVAVAHNGGAAVLLLLLVMLNFRISSSRPGRAALPARDVVSA; encoded by the coding sequence ATGAGTTACGTACTGCAATTGGGATTGATCGGCTTGTGCATCGCGCTGCTGCCGCTGTCTTTCGTCTGGGTGAAAGCAGATGACAACAAGTTCCGCAAGCTCGTCTGGCTGACCACGTTTCTGACGCTCGATCTGATCATGTTCGGCGGCTTCACGCGCCTGACCGATTCCGGTCTCGGCTGTCCCGACTGGCCGGGCTGCTACGGCACGTCGTCGCCGTTCATCGCGCACGCGCAGATTGCCGCCGCGTTCCAGGCAATGCCCACCGGTCCCGTCAGCATGGTCAAGGCGTGGATCGAAATGCTGCACCGCTATTTCGCGATGGCGATCGGCGTGCTGATCATCGCGCAGGTCGTCATCGCGTGGACGGCGCGCATCAAGCGTCGTGCGCTGCACGTGTCGCCGTGGTGGCCGACCGGCATCCTGCTGCTGATTTGCGTGCAAGGCGCGTTCGGCGCGTGGACCGTCACGTTGAAGCTGCAACCGGTGATCGTCACGACGCATCTGCTGCTCGGACTCGCGCTGCTCGGCGCGCTCGGCTGGCTCGCGGCGCGCCAGACGCCGATTCCGTCGCTCGATTCCGCCGCTGCGCGCTGGATGCCGGCCGCGCTCTTCGGGCTCGCGCTGCTCGTGGTGCAAATTGCGCTCGGCGGATGGGTGAGCACGAACTATGCTGTGCTGGCCTGCACCGACTTTCCGCTCTGCAACGGCCAATGGATTCCGCCGATGAACTTCGAACACGGCTTTCACCTGTGGCGCGCGCTCGGCATGACCGGCGACGGCGACATGATCTCGCAGGACGCGCTCGTCGCGATCCACTGGACGCATCGCACGTTCGCGGTCGTCGTCGTGCTGTATCTGCTGTGGCTTGCCACGAAGTTGCGCCGCTTCGAGTCGCTGCGCAAGCCGGCGAACGGCGTCTTGGCGGTCATCGTTATTCAGTTTCTGACCGGCATGTCGAACATCGTGCTGCAATGGCCGCTGCCGGTTGCCGTCGCCCATAACGGCGGGGCAGCCGTCCTGCTGCTCCTGCTCGTCATGCTAAACTTTCGAATCTCTTCCAGCCGTCCCGGCCGCGCCGCGCTTCCCGCACGCGACGTCGTTTCAGCGTGA
- a CDS encoding cytochrome C oxidase subunit I, translating into MPSQRSTTADKPRTTPRGSWLSGRWMLVLLALVCAAPVIASYLMYYVFKPAGGTSSYGALIDPQRPIPAQFVVTDEKGQAMPLKSLEGKWLMITVNSSACDEQCVTRLYYMRQVRVLQSAERDRVVNVWLRTDDKPVADVIKTAYPQPDTRMLIADPRAVADWLPAADGTKVTDHIYLVDPNGNLMMRFPKNPDPKKINADLAKLLKWSRIG; encoded by the coding sequence ATGCCATCTCAACGTTCCACGACCGCCGACAAACCCCGCACGACCCCGAGAGGATCGTGGCTCAGCGGGCGCTGGATGCTCGTGCTGCTCGCGCTCGTTTGCGCGGCGCCCGTCATCGCTTCGTACCTGATGTACTACGTGTTCAAGCCGGCGGGCGGCACGTCGAGCTATGGCGCGCTGATCGACCCGCAGCGGCCCATTCCGGCCCAATTCGTCGTCACGGACGAAAAAGGGCAGGCCATGCCGCTCAAGTCACTCGAAGGCAAATGGCTGATGATCACCGTCAACAGCAGCGCCTGCGACGAGCAATGCGTCACGCGCCTCTATTACATGCGGCAGGTTCGCGTGCTGCAGTCGGCCGAGCGCGACCGCGTGGTGAACGTCTGGCTGCGCACGGATGACAAACCTGTTGCCGATGTCATCAAGACGGCATATCCGCAGCCGGACACGCGCATGTTGATTGCCGATCCGCGCGCTGTCGCGGACTGGCTGCCGGCCGCGGACGGCACGAAGGTCACGGACCACATTTATCTGGTGGACCCGAACGGCAATCTGATGATGCGCTTCCCGAAAAATCCCGATCCGAAGAAGATCAACGCAGATCTGGCGAAGCTGCTGAAGTGGTCGCGGATCGGCTAA
- a CDS encoding SURF1 family protein, producing MKIRFWPTLLILVVVAVTLRLGFWQRDRAHQKEALNARIMAFENAPAQRVGVDPMPLKSIEFHRVKARGEFMPERVVYLDNRPYNDQPGFYVVMPLKLEGGGYVLVNRGWLPRNLADRTGIEPYETPKSVVEVEGIARANPSQAFELGTGGSAGHQQIRQNLSIPAYAAETGLAFQPFVIQQTNDTHDRLVRDWPAPTTGVERNYGYMLQWWGMAAAAVGFGLYAARRAAKKDDSRLVDGPDDEAADHA from the coding sequence ATGAAAATCCGCTTTTGGCCCACGCTTCTCATTCTGGTCGTCGTGGCGGTGACGTTGCGGCTCGGCTTCTGGCAGCGCGACCGCGCGCATCAGAAAGAGGCGCTCAACGCGCGCATCATGGCGTTCGAAAATGCGCCGGCACAGCGCGTGGGCGTCGATCCGATGCCGCTGAAGTCCATCGAGTTTCATCGCGTGAAGGCGCGCGGCGAGTTCATGCCGGAGCGCGTCGTCTATCTCGATAATCGTCCGTATAACGACCAGCCGGGCTTTTATGTGGTGATGCCGCTTAAACTCGAGGGCGGCGGCTACGTGCTTGTCAATCGCGGATGGCTGCCGCGCAATCTCGCGGACCGGACGGGCATCGAGCCATACGAGACGCCGAAGAGCGTCGTCGAAGTGGAAGGCATTGCGCGCGCCAATCCGTCGCAGGCGTTCGAGCTGGGCACGGGCGGGTCGGCTGGGCACCAGCAGATTCGCCAGAATCTGAGCATTCCGGCCTACGCCGCTGAAACCGGACTCGCGTTTCAGCCGTTCGTGATTCAGCAGACCAACGACACGCACGACCGGCTCGTGCGCGACTGGCCCGCACCGACGACGGGCGTCGAGCGCAACTACGGCTACATGCTCCAGTGGTGGGGCATGGCCGCCGCCGCCGTGGGCTTTGGCTTGTACGCCGCCCGCCGCGCCGCGAAGAAAGACGACTCGCGTCTCGTAGACGGCCCCGACGACGAAGCCGCGGACCACGCGTGA
- a CDS encoding twin transmembrane helix small protein, whose amino-acid sequence MHIIVAIAFILILGSLGSALYFMMTDRGKTKRMVWSLAMRVGLSISLFLFILFAHWMGWIQSTGIPLGR is encoded by the coding sequence ATGCACATTATCGTCGCCATCGCTTTCATCCTCATTCTCGGCAGCCTCGGCTCGGCGCTGTACTTCATGATGACCGACCGCGGCAAAACCAAGCGGATGGTGTGGTCGCTCGCCATGCGCGTCGGGCTGTCCATTTCGCTGTTCCTGTTCATCCTGTTCGCGCACTGGATGGGCTGGATTCAATCCACAGGCATTCCCCTCGGACGATAA
- a CDS encoding cytochrome c oxidase subunit 3: MSGQNESPYYFVPHPSRHPIMAACGLLVMLSSLAAWVNGHSFAPFGTLLGLLFLLFVLWHWFGDAISESEGGMYGKRVDVSYRWSMSWFIFSEVMFFGAFFGALFYARAIALHELGSLDYKLIWPDFSAVWPNNGPAALVPHFRAMVPWPLPTINTALLLSSGATLTVAHHALREDHRKKAIGWLAATVLLGVIFLFCQGYEYFHAYNELNLTLASGVYGSTFFLLTGFHGFHVFLGGTMLAVVMVRLIRGHFTPEHHFAFEGAAWYWHFVDVVWLGLYVVVYWL; the protein is encoded by the coding sequence ATGAGCGGTCAAAACGAGAGCCCGTACTATTTCGTGCCGCATCCGTCACGGCATCCGATCATGGCTGCGTGCGGCTTGCTGGTAATGCTGTCGTCGCTGGCGGCGTGGGTCAACGGGCATTCGTTTGCGCCGTTCGGCACGCTCCTCGGCCTGCTGTTTCTGCTGTTCGTGCTGTGGCACTGGTTCGGCGATGCAATTTCCGAGTCCGAAGGCGGCATGTACGGCAAGCGCGTGGATGTGTCGTACCGCTGGAGCATGAGCTGGTTCATCTTCTCCGAAGTCATGTTCTTCGGCGCGTTCTTCGGTGCGCTCTTCTATGCGCGCGCCATCGCGCTGCACGAGCTCGGCAGTCTCGACTACAAGCTGATCTGGCCGGACTTCTCCGCCGTGTGGCCGAACAACGGTCCCGCCGCGCTGGTCCCGCATTTCCGCGCGATGGTGCCGTGGCCTCTGCCGACCATCAACACGGCGCTGCTGCTCTCCTCGGGCGCGACGCTGACGGTGGCGCACCACGCGCTGCGCGAAGATCATCGCAAGAAGGCGATCGGCTGGCTCGCCGCGACGGTGCTCCTCGGCGTCATCTTCCTGTTCTGCCAGGGCTACGAGTATTTCCACGCGTACAACGAGCTGAATCTGACGCTCGCGTCCGGCGTGTACGGCTCGACGTTCTTCCTGCTGACGGGCTTCCACGGCTTCCACGTGTTCCTGGGCGGCACGATGCTCGCCGTGGTGATGGTGCGGCTGATTCGCGGACACTTCACGCCGGAGCATCACTTCGCGTTCGAAGGCGCCGCGTGGTACTGGCACTTCGTGGACGTCGTGTGGCTCGGGCTGTACGTCGTCGTCTACTGGCTGTAA
- a CDS encoding DUF2970 domain-containing protein — translation MNGQAQKSGGFLRLVKAVFWSFFGVRRRADLENDAAQLNPLHLIAAGVIGAALFIVVLLVIVRAVVR, via the coding sequence ATGAACGGACAGGCGCAGAAGAGCGGCGGCTTTCTTAGGCTCGTGAAGGCGGTCTTCTGGTCGTTCTTCGGCGTGCGGCGGCGGGCGGACCTCGAAAACGATGCGGCGCAGCTCAATCCGCTGCATCTGATCGCGGCTGGCGTGATCGGTGCTGCACTGTTCATCGTCGTGCTGCTGGTGATCGTGCGCGCGGTGGTTCGGTAG
- a CDS encoding cytochrome c oxidase assembly protein, with translation MLFKLFVVAAMMFGFGFALVPMYRAICQITGINNLVQRDVGAREAKNTQVDASRTVSIEFDANARGPLQFKPEQSNLDIHPGEVMTVMYQVTNEQARTVKAQAIPSYAPKQATEFFKKIECFCFTQQTLAPNETKRMPVVFVVDPKLPKDVKTITLSYTFFELDAPKPAAKGT, from the coding sequence ATGCTGTTCAAGCTGTTCGTCGTCGCGGCGATGATGTTCGGCTTCGGCTTCGCGCTCGTGCCGATGTACCGCGCGATCTGCCAGATCACGGGCATCAACAATCTCGTGCAGCGCGATGTCGGCGCGCGCGAGGCGAAGAACACGCAGGTCGATGCGAGCCGCACCGTTTCCATCGAATTCGATGCGAACGCGCGCGGTCCGTTGCAGTTCAAGCCGGAGCAATCGAACCTCGACATTCATCCGGGCGAAGTCATGACGGTGATGTATCAGGTGACGAACGAGCAGGCGCGCACGGTGAAGGCGCAGGCCATTCCGAGCTACGCGCCGAAGCAGGCCACCGAGTTTTTCAAGAAGATCGAATGCTTCTGTTTCACCCAGCAGACGCTCGCGCCGAACGAAACGAAGCGCATGCCGGTGGTGTTCGTCGTCGATCCGAAGCTGCCGAAGGACGTGAAGACCATCACGCTGTCGTACACGTTCTTCGAACTCGACGCGCCGAAGCCGGCGGCCAAGGGAACGTGA
- a CDS encoding cytochrome oxidase small assembly protein — protein sequence MAPNPQKRRSREEIRAGNKRLGLIMVLIAAVFFLGIVVRQYLLSRG from the coding sequence ATGGCCCCGAATCCACAAAAAAGACGCTCCCGCGAGGAAATCCGCGCGGGTAACAAGCGGCTCGGTCTCATCATGGTGCTGATCGCCGCCGTCTTTTTTCTGGGTATCGTCGTCAGGCAATACCTGTTGTCGCGAGGCTAA
- the ctaD gene encoding cytochrome c oxidase subunit I — MSSIGHDVVAGHDHAHDDHAHGTPHGWRRWLFATNHKDIGTLYLLFSFIMFLSGGVMALGIRAELFEPGLQIMRPEFFNQLTTMHGLIMVFGAIMPAFVGFANWMVPLQIGASDMAFARMNNFSFWLLPVAAVLLVGSFFVPGGATAAGWTLYAPLSTQMGPGMDFAIFAVHIMGASSIMGGINIVVTILNMRAPGMTLMKMPMFAWTWLITAYLLIAVMPVLAGAITMVLFDRHFGTSFFNAAGGGDPVMYQHIFWFFGHPEVYIMILPAFGIISQVIPAFARKPLFGYSSMVYATASIAILSFMVWAHHMFATGMPVTGQLFFMYATMLIAVPTGVKVFNWVATMWRGALTFETPMLFAIGFIFVFTMGGFTGLILSMAPLDIQMHGTYYVVAHFHYVLVAGSLFALFAGWYYWSPKWTGWMYNETRGKIHFWTSMIFFNITFFPMHFLGLAGMPRRYADYPAQFTDFNQIATIGAFGFGLAQVYFLFAVALPTYRGGGEHEKAGDKPWDGAEGLEWTVPSPAPFHTFENPPTVE; from the coding sequence ATGTCTAGCATCGGACACGATGTAGTCGCGGGTCACGACCACGCGCACGACGACCATGCGCACGGAACACCGCATGGTTGGCGCCGGTGGCTTTTCGCCACCAACCACAAGGACATCGGTACCTTGTATCTGCTGTTCTCGTTCATCATGTTCCTGTCCGGGGGCGTGATGGCGCTCGGCATTCGTGCCGAGTTGTTCGAACCGGGCCTGCAGATCATGCGCCCCGAGTTCTTCAATCAGCTGACCACCATGCACGGCCTCATCATGGTGTTCGGCGCGATCATGCCGGCGTTCGTCGGCTTCGCGAACTGGATGGTGCCGCTGCAGATCGGCGCATCGGACATGGCGTTCGCGCGCATGAACAACTTCAGCTTCTGGCTGCTGCCGGTCGCGGCCGTGCTGCTCGTCGGCTCCTTCTTCGTGCCGGGCGGCGCAACCGCTGCGGGCTGGACGCTGTACGCGCCGCTTTCGACGCAGATGGGCCCCGGCATGGACTTCGCGATTTTCGCGGTCCACATCATGGGCGCGTCGTCGATCATGGGCGGCATCAACATCGTCGTCACGATCCTGAATATGCGCGCGCCGGGCATGACGCTCATGAAGATGCCGATGTTCGCGTGGACGTGGCTCATCACCGCGTATCTGCTGATCGCCGTGATGCCGGTTCTGGCGGGCGCCATCACGATGGTGCTGTTCGACCGTCACTTCGGCACGTCGTTCTTCAATGCGGCGGGCGGCGGCGATCCGGTCATGTACCAGCACATCTTCTGGTTCTTCGGTCACCCCGAGGTGTACATCATGATCTTGCCGGCGTTCGGCATCATCTCGCAGGTCATTCCGGCGTTCGCGCGCAAGCCGCTCTTCGGCTATAGCTCGATGGTGTACGCAACCGCGTCGATCGCGATTCTCTCGTTCATGGTCTGGGCGCACCACATGTTCGCCACCGGCATGCCGGTGACGGGCCAGCTCTTCTTTATGTACGCGACGATGCTGATCGCCGTGCCGACGGGCGTGAAGGTGTTTAACTGGGTCGCGACGATGTGGCGCGGCGCGTTGACCTTCGAAACGCCGATGCTCTTCGCGATCGGCTTCATCTTCGTGTTCACGATGGGCGGCTTCACGGGCCTGATTCTCTCGATGGCGCCGCTCGACATCCAGATGCACGGCACGTACTACGTGGTCGCGCACTTCCACTACGTGCTGGTGGCCGGTTCGCTCTTCGCGCTGTTCGCGGGCTGGTACTACTGGTCGCCGAAGTGGACGGGCTGGATGTACAACGAAACGCGCGGGAAGATCCACTTCTGGACGTCGATGATCTTCTTCAACATCACGTTCTTCCCGATGCACTTCCTGGGTCTCGCCGGCATGCCGCGCCGCTATGCGGACTACCCCGCGCAGTTCACGGACTTCAACCAGATCGCGACCATCGGCGCGTTCGGTTTCGGTCTCGCGCAGGTGTACTTCCTGTTCGCGGTCGCGCTGCCGACGTATCGCGGCGGCGGCGAGCATGAGAAGGCCGGCGACAAGCCGTGGGATGGCGCGGAAGGCCTCGAATGGACCGTGCCGAGCCCGGCGCCGTTCCATACTTTCGAGAACCCGCCGACCGTCGAATAA